One genomic window of Mogibacterium diversum includes the following:
- the ispF gene encoding 2-C-methyl-D-erythritol 2,4-cyclodiphosphate synthase has translation MRVGTGYDVHRLAEGHRLILCGVPLPSDRGLVGHSDADVATHALMDALLGAACLGDIGKHFPDTDDRYKGADSIALLREVKEKIGDVSIGNVDITIIAERPKLAPYIDKMRENIAMALEMPIGAVNVKATTTEKLGFTGREEGIAAQAVCTIEGRF, from the coding sequence ATACGAGTAGGTACAGGATATGATGTTCATAGACTCGCCGAAGGGCACAGACTTATACTGTGCGGGGTCCCACTCCCGAGTGACAGAGGGCTGGTCGGACATTCGGACGCTGATGTGGCAACACATGCGCTGATGGACGCGCTGCTCGGAGCAGCATGCTTAGGCGATATAGGAAAGCATTTTCCTGATACAGATGATAGATATAAGGGTGCGGATAGCATCGCGCTTCTCCGCGAAGTGAAGGAGAAAATCGGCGACGTAAGTATCGGCAATGTCGACATCACGATAATAGCTGAGAGACCTAAACTGGCACCCTATATAGATAAGATGAGAGAGAACATAGCCATGGCACTTGAGATGCCAATTGGCGCGGTAAACGTGAAAGCGACTACGACAGAGAAGCTTGGATTTACCGGAAGAGAAGAAGGCATTGCAGCGCAAGCTGTTTGCACAATAGAAGGGAGATTTTAA
- a CDS encoding proline--tRNA ligase: protein MKLSRLHLKTLREAPNEAELVSHKLMIRANLIKKEAAGIYTFMPFGWRTIRKIEEIVRQEQDRIGCQELHMPHVNPSELWKESGRWYAYGPELWRIKDRNGRDFCLVPTCEELCTNIVKQEVSSYRELPLQLYHIQFKYRDEARPRYGLMRSREFIMKDAYSFDRTPEDLEEAYRLQYEAYVRTFTRCGLDFRIVEADNGPIGGSNSHEFSALSNVGESEIAYCEKCDMAATIERAECIDDKPVDEPEQELEAVYTPGTKTIKDVCDYLGVDEKKTIKALMFTTFDQDLNPADYVCVFIRGDRDVNMIKLVNALGIPEHYIEFADEDEMGPVTGIVGGFTGPVGIHNCKIVVDSELVGTKNMVAGANKEDHHMKGVCYGRDYVGDIVTDIKTLKEGDPCPHCGAPIKHTRGIEVGQIFKLGTKYSESMNATYKDENGEDQIYWMGCYGVGVTRTMQAIVEQSHDDKGIIWPMSVAPYHVIVTVINPKDELQMDLANKIESELEAKRVEVIVDDRDERAGVKFNDADLIGIPVRITVGKLAKDGNVEYKLRREESNEVLSAEDAIKAAAELVDKEIFGL from the coding sequence ATGAAATTATCGAGGCTCCATCTCAAGACGTTGAGAGAAGCACCAAATGAAGCAGAACTAGTCAGCCACAAGCTGATGATTAGAGCTAACCTGATTAAGAAGGAAGCTGCTGGTATATATACATTCATGCCATTTGGCTGGAGGACAATAAGAAAGATAGAGGAGATAGTAAGACAGGAGCAGGATAGAATCGGCTGCCAAGAGCTTCACATGCCTCACGTAAATCCATCCGAGCTATGGAAGGAGTCCGGCAGATGGTACGCTTACGGACCAGAGCTATGGAGAATCAAGGACAGAAATGGTAGAGATTTCTGCCTCGTTCCTACATGTGAGGAACTATGTACGAACATTGTAAAGCAGGAGGTTTCTTCATACAGAGAGCTTCCTCTTCAGCTATACCACATCCAGTTCAAGTATCGTGACGAAGCTCGTCCAAGATATGGACTTATGAGATCGCGTGAGTTCATCATGAAGGACGCGTATTCATTTGACAGAACTCCAGAAGACCTAGAAGAGGCTTATAGACTTCAGTACGAGGCATACGTAAGAACATTTACAAGATGCGGCCTAGACTTCAGAATCGTAGAAGCTGACAACGGCCCAATCGGTGGAAGCAACTCGCACGAATTCTCTGCTCTTTCTAACGTTGGTGAGAGCGAAATCGCATACTGCGAGAAGTGCGACATGGCGGCTACTATCGAGAGAGCTGAGTGCATCGATGATAAGCCAGTAGATGAGCCAGAGCAAGAACTAGAGGCGGTTTATACACCAGGTACTAAGACTATCAAGGATGTATGTGACTATCTAGGGGTGGATGAAAAGAAAACTATCAAGGCTCTCATGTTTACTACCTTTGATCAGGATTTAAATCCAGCTGACTACGTTTGCGTGTTTATCAGAGGAGATAGAGACGTTAATATGATTAAGCTTGTAAATGCTCTTGGAATCCCTGAACACTACATCGAGTTTGCGGATGAGGATGAGATGGGACCTGTTACAGGCATCGTTGGTGGATTTACTGGACCGGTTGGAATTCACAACTGCAAGATCGTTGTCGATAGCGAGCTAGTTGGAACCAAGAACATGGTTGCTGGAGCTAACAAGGAAGATCACCATATGAAGGGCGTTTGCTACGGCAGAGACTATGTTGGAGACATCGTAACGGATATCAAGACGCTCAAGGAAGGCGATCCATGCCCACACTGTGGAGCTCCAATCAAGCATACAAGAGGCATTGAGGTTGGACAGATCTTCAAGCTAGGAACTAAGTACTCAGAGTCGATGAATGCAACGTATAAGGATGAGAACGGCGAAGACCAGATCTACTGGATGGGATGCTACGGAGTTGGCGTTACAAGAACTATGCAGGCCATCGTTGAGCAGAGTCACGATGATAAGGGTATCATCTGGCCAATGTCAGTTGCTCCTTACCACGTAATCGTAACTGTTATCAACCCTAAGGATGAGCTTCAGATGGATCTTGCTAATAAGATTGAGTCTGAACTTGAAGCTAAGCGCGTTGAAGTTATAGTAGATGACAGGGATGAGAGAGCTGGTGTTAAGTTCAACGATGCTGACCTAATCGGTATTCCTGTTAGAATCACAGTTGGAAAGCTCGCTAAGGACGGCAACGTTGAGTACAAGCTAAGACGCGAAGAGAGTAACGAGGTTCTTTCTGCAGAGGATGCAATCAAGGCAGCAGCAGAACTCGTTGACAAGGAAATCTTCGGACTATAA
- a CDS encoding chromate transporter, with the protein MLELFVTFFKLGLFTIGGGVAMIPILSNIMVKDKKWFTEDEMIDIIAICQGLPGVIAINMATYVGFKKRGLIGSFVATFGVILPSFVIIVIIAKGMNFIDGNPYVQGALGGLRAAALGLIIIAVYQVAKGVIKDAFSAIGAALSFILIAVLKINVVYIIVLFLALGIGRALLTKSSIDTRDCGESLSDADVRAYQSSLNQRDEQPDAIGEDEKTKEGGDE; encoded by the coding sequence ATGCTGGAACTATTCGTCACATTTTTCAAACTGGGATTGTTCACAATCGGGGGTGGGGTCGCTATGATTCCCATCCTCTCTAATATTATGGTCAAAGATAAGAAATGGTTCACCGAAGATGAGATGATAGATATCATCGCTATCTGTCAGGGGTTGCCAGGTGTTATCGCCATCAATATGGCAACTTATGTGGGATTCAAGAAGCGAGGACTAATTGGATCCTTTGTTGCAACATTCGGTGTGATACTTCCCTCGTTTGTGATAATCGTTATTATAGCAAAAGGTATGAATTTTATAGACGGCAATCCATACGTCCAAGGAGCACTAGGAGGCCTTAGGGCTGCAGCGCTTGGGCTTATTATTATTGCTGTATATCAGGTTGCCAAGGGTGTTATCAAGGATGCTTTCAGTGCTATCGGTGCCGCACTCAGTTTTATACTTATTGCAGTTCTCAAGATAAATGTGGTGTATATTATCGTGCTATTCCTGGCTCTCGGCATCGGACGTGCTTTACTAACGAAGTCATCGATAGACACTAGGGATTGCGGGGAATCTTTATCAGATGCAGACGTAAGAGCCTATCAATCATCTCTAAATCAGAGGGATGAACAACCAGATGCAATTGGAGAAGATGAAAAAACCAAAGAAGGGGGCGATGAGTGA
- a CDS encoding chromate transporter, translating to MLLAKLFLAFFKIGLFGFGGGLAIIQLIYDSIKEFANISPEQFANIVAIAQVTPGPVAVNSATYVGYEVGGYLGSALATLGVATPAFIIIAMVANAVERYKESAAVKGALEGIRPATVGLIAAAVITIGEAAVMPEHSLGGNFSVLRDMTISAGGMHIDVISIVLCGLTILLIQKFKINPMLVLVIIACVGAVVGV from the coding sequence ATGCTACTAGCGAAGTTATTTCTTGCCTTCTTTAAGATAGGTCTATTTGGATTTGGCGGCGGACTTGCGATTATCCAGCTCATCTACGACAGCATCAAAGAGTTTGCGAATATATCTCCTGAGCAGTTTGCAAATATCGTTGCGATTGCCCAAGTTACTCCAGGACCGGTGGCGGTAAATTCAGCTACGTATGTTGGATACGAAGTCGGAGGATATCTCGGTTCAGCGCTAGCGACGTTAGGTGTTGCAACTCCTGCGTTTATAATTATAGCTATGGTTGCAAATGCAGTGGAACGCTACAAGGAGAGCGCTGCTGTCAAGGGTGCACTTGAAGGCATTAGACCAGCAACTGTAGGACTTATAGCAGCAGCGGTAATCACTATCGGTGAGGCGGCAGTAATGCCAGAACATTCTCTTGGAGGCAACTTCTCGGTACTTCGAGACATGACGATTTCCGCAGGGGGCATGCACATAGATGTGATATCGATAGTTCTTTGTGGACTGACTATACTGTTAATTCAAAAATTTAAGATAAATCCGATGCTCGTACTTGTCATTATTGCGTGCGTAGGCGCTGTCGTTGGTGTATAA
- the cysS gene encoding cysteine--tRNA ligase, protein MKIYNSMTRRKEEFVPIHEGKVNIYVCGPTVYNYFHIGNARPFVVFDTLRRFFKYIGYDVKFVQNFTDVDDKIINKAKEENLPALEVSEKYIKEYFKDAEALNVIKADVHPKVSEHIEDIIEFISTLIEKGYAYEADGDVYYITRKFPEYGKLSGQNIDDLESGARIAIGEVKKDPLDFALWKAQKTDDEIAWDSPWGKGRPGWHIECSTMSKKHLGTTIDIHGGGQDLKFPHHENEIAQSEACNCAPFANYWMHNGYIMVDGEKMSKSLNNFFTVRDIRKEYDGDFIRFFLLSVQYRGPINFSDEGMKQVKQGYDRLINATETLEFLVQNGSDKITEKEEETVKSFRDYKEKFIECMSDDLNTAGAIGALFELVSAINVEIEGGASKEFAGKALEIIHELADVLGVLQRSSENAVGEDIQALVDERQQARKEKNWARADEIRDQLATMGYTLKDTPQGVQIIKADA, encoded by the coding sequence ATGAAGATTTACAACTCTATGACTAGACGCAAGGAAGAGTTTGTACCTATCCATGAAGGAAAAGTCAATATCTACGTTTGTGGGCCTACGGTTTACAACTATTTTCATATAGGTAATGCCAGACCGTTCGTAGTGTTCGACACTCTGCGTAGGTTTTTTAAATATATCGGATATGACGTTAAGTTCGTGCAGAACTTTACAGACGTTGATGACAAAATTATCAACAAGGCAAAGGAAGAGAATTTACCGGCACTTGAGGTATCGGAGAAGTACATCAAAGAGTATTTCAAAGATGCGGAAGCTCTCAATGTAATAAAGGCTGACGTGCACCCTAAGGTTTCCGAGCATATCGAGGATATCATCGAGTTCATCAGTACGCTAATTGAGAAAGGTTATGCGTATGAGGCTGATGGCGACGTTTATTACATCACGCGCAAGTTCCCAGAGTATGGGAAGCTATCGGGACAGAATATCGACGACCTAGAGTCGGGTGCTAGAATTGCTATCGGGGAGGTTAAGAAGGATCCCCTTGATTTTGCTCTTTGGAAAGCACAGAAGACCGATGATGAGATTGCCTGGGATTCTCCTTGGGGAAAGGGGAGACCAGGCTGGCATATCGAGTGTTCTACTATGTCTAAGAAGCATCTTGGCACAACTATAGATATTCACGGAGGCGGACAGGATCTCAAGTTCCCTCACCATGAAAATGAAATCGCTCAGTCCGAAGCGTGCAACTGCGCACCTTTTGCGAACTACTGGATGCACAACGGATACATCATGGTTGACGGCGAGAAGATGTCTAAGTCGCTAAATAACTTCTTTACAGTTAGAGATATTCGTAAGGAGTACGATGGTGACTTTATCAGATTCTTCTTACTTAGCGTTCAGTACAGAGGACCTATCAACTTTAGCGACGAAGGTATGAAGCAGGTTAAGCAGGGATATGATAGGCTTATAAACGCTACCGAAACTTTGGAGTTCCTCGTTCAGAATGGCTCTGATAAGATAACAGAGAAGGAAGAGGAGACGGTTAAGTCGTTTAGAGACTATAAGGAAAAATTCATAGAGTGCATGAGTGATGACCTTAATACTGCAGGTGCTATAGGTGCCCTCTTCGAGCTAGTTTCGGCTATTAACGTGGAGATTGAAGGGGGAGCATCAAAGGAATTTGCGGGAAAGGCTCTCGAGATTATCCATGAACTCGCTGACGTCCTTGGTGTGCTTCAGAGAAGTAGTGAAAATGCGGTAGGCGAGGATATTCAGGCCCTCGTAGATGAGAGACAACAGGCTCGTAAGGAGAAAAACTGGGCTAGAGCTGACGAAATCAGGGATCAGCTTGC